One genomic region from Antedon mediterranea chromosome 3, ecAntMedi1.1, whole genome shotgun sequence encodes:
- the LOC140043636 gene encoding octopamine receptor beta-2R-like — protein sequence MSLDNFTEYTMMSSLDNNMLNGSDNVTNTEPQEEQVIPIVESIILIILCVVGLFGNVLTIAAIVRTNKLRITANYFLVNLALADIIVCVIVEPFYLLTLFSGRWPFSSNTFCVILAGISIITLSSSVLNLLAIAVNRYFCIVQNQRYATLYTTRRTVFYCVMIWVGSSIVIIPAGFGILGFNEHYLACGYIDSDDSWIFQIINMVILFTFSIITFVFCYYKIWKEAHMSSTRTKQCSSSSTTSQVCLPGSVGTLTKLQKHLSKSKLNTQTREIQVAKTSFIVLSAFIICWTPFVLLVVLHKKHVAPSVLASMLVLLSLANSSINPFIFAWRNRQFRNAYKRIITCRHFFEKSVKDISSRRRTDDSTTEL from the coding sequence ATGTCATTAGATAATTTTACAGAATACACCATGATGAGTAGTCTAGATAATAACATGTTGAATGGGTCGGATAATGTTACCAACACAGAGCCACAAGAAGAGCAAGTGATACCAATTGTTGAAAGTATCATTTTAATCATTCTCTGTGTCGTTGGACTTTTTGGTAACGTGTTGACAATCGCTGCGATCGTTCGTACAAATAAACTACGAATTACGGCAAATTATTTCCTCGTGAATTTAGCTCTAGCTGATATAATTGTTTGCGTGATTGTCGAGCCGTTTTACTTGTTAACTTTGTTCAGTGGCAGATGGCCGTTTTCCTCAAACACATTTTGTGTCATATTGGCTGGAATATCAATAataacattatcatcatcagtgTTGAACCTTTTAGCCATTGCTGTAAATCGCTACTTTTGTATAGTACAGAACCAACGTTATGCAACTCTTTACACAACACGCCGTACAGTATTTTACTGTGTCATGATATGGGTTGGAAGTTCAATTGTAATCATTCCTGCAGGATTTGGCATACTTGGATTCAATGAACACTATCTAGCATGCGGATATATAGATAGTGATGACTCATGGATATTCCAAATTATTAATATggtaatattatttacattttcgaTCATTACCTTTGTCTTCTGTTACTATAAAATTTGGAAAGAAGCCCACATGAGCTCTACAAGAACTAAACAATGTAGTAGCAGCAGCACAACCAGTCAGGTATGTCTTCCTGGCTCTGTCGGAACCCTTACTAAACTACAGAAACATCTATCAAAAAGCAAACTTAACACACAAACACGAGAAATCCAAGTAGCAAAAACATCTTTCATTGTTCTCTCTGCATTTATAATTTGTTGGACACCGTTTGTCCTGCTAGTTGTTCTTCATAAAAAACATGTGGCTCCTAGTGTTCTTGCTTCCATGTTGGTATTATTGTCATTAGCCAACTCTAGCATCAATCCATTTATATTTGCTTGGAGGAATCGACAATTTCGCAACGCATACAAACGGATCATTACCTGCCGGCACTTTTTTGAGAAGTCAGTTAAAGATATTTCATCAAGACGAAGGACTGATGATTCCACAACCGAGTTATAA
- the LOC140043637 gene encoding uncharacterized protein, producing the protein MDEVTTTVPNDDVTFSTDDVAPSRMSFELLSTGYQVAICLQVILLIIISMVGLLGNTLTIIAIFRTKSLRITTNYFLINLAIADILVCVIIEPFYIVSLIYRGWPMSTEFCKTIGALTCLSLAASVINLLAISVNRYYCIVKNKLYAMVFSSNRTIIYCLVIWAISFLSIVLPSAGVGDFGFNEHLMICGYPATHASYVYQIVSMVIMFVASTCVIVYCYCNIYKRMQDSSRRTQRITSTNSESNSNINCVEEKKSTFSRMKSHKSSNMTMLPKKRDLQVAKTLLIVLLTFVICWTPSVLLTVFDKYYKAPDLLRQITAILALTNSSVNPFIYAWRNRGFRLAYIRIIKCRHWLRPGEDEHDVSKMDSTTNKIQVKDVAIKFIKVSFHLLLFFIIAQQKGNIISQNTFEMSISPDNNTMSSLDNNMNGSDNVTNIEPQEGQVIAIVESIILIILCVVGFFGNLLTIVAIVRTNKLRITANYFLVNLALADMIVCVIVEPFYLLGLFYRKWPLSDMFCATISGISIITLSSSVLNLVAIAVNRYFCIVQNQRYATLYTTNRTIFYCVMIWVVSFTLIMPASFGFGEFGFNKHLLICGYKVSEESWLCQIVTMAIMFAFSMITFVFCYYKICKEAHMSSRRSRRRKSSTTSQVSLAGSVKTLNKLQKHLSINKLNPQTREIQVAKTSFIVLITFMICWTPIVLQVIFDKKYKIPNVFVQVFALLSLANSSVNPFIYAWRNRHFRNAYKRIITCRHFFGKAIEDVSHTRNNNSTIA; encoded by the exons ATGGATGAGGTTACTACTACAGTCCCTAATGATGATGTCACTTTTAGTACTGATGATGTCGCGCCAAGCAGAATGTCGTTTGAGTTGTTGTCCACTGGATATCAAGTTGCCATCTGTTTACAAGTTATACTCTTAATCATTATTAGTATGGTTGGATTATTGGGTAACACTCTTACAATTATTGCCATTTTCCGCACGAAAAGCTTACGCATCACAACAAACTATTTCCTAATCAACTTAGCGATTGCGGATATTCTTGTGTGTGTGATCATTGAACCATTTTACATCGTATCTCTGATATATCGTGGTTGGCCAATGTCCACGGAATTCTGCAAAACGATTGGTGCGTTAACTTGTTTGAGTTTAGCAGCTTCGGTTATAAATCTATTGGCAATTTCGGTGAACCGTTATTATTGTATCGTGAAGAATAAATTGTACGCCATGGTGTTCAGTAGCAATCGTACCATTATATATTGCTTGGTAATTTGGGCAATATCCTTTCTTTCGATAGTGTTACCATCTGCAGGTGTCGGTGATTTCGGTTTTAATGAACACCTTATGATATGCGGATATCCAGCCACGCATGCATCATACGTTTACCAAATTGTCTCTATGGTCATCATGTTCGTAGCTTCAACGTGCGTTATTGTTTACTGTTACTGCAACATTTACAAGCGTATGCAAGATAGTTCTCGTCGAACACAGCGCATTACAAGCACCAACAGCGAATCGAACAGTAATATTAATTGCGTTGaggaaaaaaaatcaacattttctcGAATGAAAAGTCATAAATCATCAAATATGACGATGCTTCCGAAAAAACGAGATTTGCAAGTAGCGAAGACGTTACTTATTGTGCTTCTAACATTTGTTATATGTTGGACTCCATCCGTTTTGCTAACCGTATTTGACAAATACTACAAAGCACCCGATCTACTTCGACAAATAACCGCAATACTCGCATTAACTAATTCCAGCGTTAACCCTTTCATCTATGCTTGGCGAAATCGTGGCTTCCGATTGGCTTACATTAGAATTATCAAATGCCGCCACTGGTTGAGACCTGGAGAGGATGAACACGACGTGTCGAAAATGGACAGTACAACCAACAAAAT ACAAGTCAAAGATGTTgctattaaatttattaaa GTATCTTTCCATTTGCTATTGTTTTTCATCATTGCTCAGCAAAAAGGGAATATAATTTCACAGAATACATTTGAAATGAGCATCAGTCCAGATAACAACACAATGAGTAGTCTAGATAATAACATGAATGGGTCGGATAATGTTACCAACATAGAGCCACAAGAAGGGCAAGTAATAGCAATTGTTGAAAGTATCATTTTAATCATTCTCTGTGTCGTTGGATTTTTTGGTAACTTGTTGACAATAGTTGCGATTGTTCGTACAAATAAACTACGAATTACGGCAAATTATTTCCTCGTAAATTTAGCTCTTGCGGATATGATTGTCTGCGTGATTGTCGAGCCGTTTTATTTGCTGGGCTTGTTTTATCGCAAATGGCCACTGTCCGACATGTTTTGTGCTACAATTTCTGGGATATCAATTataacattatcatcatcagttTTGAATCTTGTTGCCATTGCGGTAAATCGCTACTTTTGTATAGTACAGAACCAACGTTATGCAACTCTTTACACAACAAACCGTACAATATTTTACTGTGTCATGATATGGGTTGTTAGTTTCACATTAATAATGCCTGCAAGTTTTGGTTTTGGCGAGTTTGGATTCAACAAACACCTTCTAATTTGCGGATATAAAGTAAGTGAAGAATCATGGCTTTGTCAAATTGTTACTATGGCGATAATGTTTGCTTTTTCTATGATAACTTTTGTCTTCTGTTACTATAAAATTTGTAAAGAGGCCCATATGAGCTCTAGACGTAGTAGACGACGTAAAAGTAGCACAACCAGTCAGGTAAGTCTTGCTGGTTCTGTCAAAACCCTAAACAAACTACAGAAACATTTATCAATAAACAAACTTAACCCACAAACACGAGAAATCCAAGTAGCAAAAACATCCTTCATTGTTCTCATAACATTTATGATTTGTTGGACACCGATTGTACTGCAAGTTATTTTTGATAAGAAATACAAGATTCCTAATGTGTTTGTTCAGGTATTTGCTTTATTGTCATTGGCCAATTCTAGCGTCAATCCATTTATTTATGCTTGGAGGAATCGTCATTTTCGCAACGCGTACAAACGGATCATTACTTGCCGGCACTTTTTTGGGAAGGCAATTGAAGATGTTTCACACACTAGGAACAATAATTCTACAATAGCATAA